In Macrobrachium rosenbergii isolate ZJJX-2024 chromosome 49, ASM4041242v1, whole genome shotgun sequence, the following are encoded in one genomic region:
- the LOC136831995 gene encoding uncharacterized protein codes for MGNIEDIVALITPAHRQQRNVMEAVVEYVHCMKQRIFWREPLTPGLRVAITLCFLATGDSYKSLQYAFRVAHNTLSCIVPETCRAIVSAFGDEELQVPQTPEAWKQVARRFEEWWNFPHVIGAIDGKHIRLRNPPLGGTHYYNYKKFFSMILLAIVDASYKFLYVDVGAIGSESDGGVFAQTRLCEMQTFPNLRPYQMQQMELL; via the exons atggGGAACATTGAGGACATCGTTGCCCTTATAACACCAGCACACAGACAACAAAGAAACGTAATGGAGGCCGTTGTGGAGTATGTGCACTGCATG AAGCAACGCATATTTTGGAGGGAACCCCTTACACCAGGACTGCGTGTGGCTATCACCCTATGTTTCCTCGCTACGGGTGACTCATACAAGAGCCTGCAATACGCATTCCGAGTAGCCCACAACACCTTAAGTTGCATTGTACctgagacctgcagggccattgtttctgcctttggagatgaggaactgcaggtaccACAAACACCAGAGGCTTGGAAGCAGGTTGCCCGCAGGTTTGAGGAATGGTGGAACTTCCCCCACGTAATTGGAGCAATAGACGGTAAACACatcaggctccgtaaccctcccctTGGTGGTACACATTACTACAATTACAAGAAGTTCTTCTCCATGATTCTACTTGCCATTGTCGACGCTTCATATAAGTTCCTCTACGTGgacgtgggtgccattgggtcagagtcggacggtggtgtatttgcccagacccgtctGTGTGAAATGCAAACCTTCCCCAACCTGAGGCCCTACCAGATGCAACAAATGGAGCTCCTGTAG